Proteins found in one Pirellulales bacterium genomic segment:
- a CDS encoding DUF456 domain-containing protein, with translation MVLAIEITLLVLALLVGWGLTLFALPGTWVMVGAAVIYALLAPATGAAAIGWQALVALVVLAALGELIETAAGAVGAQRAGASRRSVVLAIVGSIAGAMIGASVGSPLPVIGTIVGAVLGAGIGAFGGAMLGETWKGRSLDHSWRVGEAAFKGRLLGTAGKLAVATAMVLVGIAALFF, from the coding sequence TTGGTGCTCGCCATCGAAATCACGCTGCTCGTGCTCGCTCTGCTGGTGGGCTGGGGGCTCACGCTGTTCGCGCTGCCGGGCACGTGGGTCATGGTCGGCGCCGCGGTGATCTATGCGCTATTGGCGCCAGCAACCGGCGCCGCGGCTATTGGCTGGCAGGCATTGGTCGCGCTGGTCGTGCTGGCCGCGCTGGGGGAATTGATCGAAACGGCCGCCGGAGCGGTTGGCGCCCAGCGCGCCGGGGCCAGCCGACGCAGCGTCGTGCTGGCGATTGTTGGCTCGATCGCGGGCGCCATGATCGGGGCCAGCGTGGGTAGCCCGCTGCCGGTTATTGGCACCATTGTGGGCGCGGTGCTCGGCGCGGGCATCGGCGCCTTTGGCGGCGCGATGTTGGGCGAAACCTGGAAAGGACGAAGCCTCGATCATAGCTGGCGCGTGGGAGAAGCGGCGTTCAAAGGTCGCTTGTTGGGCACGGCGGGCAAGCTGGCGGTCGCCACCGCCATGGTGCTGGTGGGCATCGCGGCGCTGTTTTTCTAG
- a CDS encoding nuclear transport factor 2 family protein, with the protein MQADELTQFVRQWLEAWTGNRPQTLLGYYAADAYYQDPARSLGLRGHDAIGQYFARLLSANPKWVWELVELWPTEMGCFVKWKATVPKPTGEISFQGLDIVELAGHEITRNEVYFDPSVLRL; encoded by the coding sequence ATGCAGGCCGATGAGTTGACCCAATTCGTTCGCCAATGGTTGGAAGCCTGGACCGGCAACCGCCCCCAGACGCTGCTCGGCTACTACGCCGCCGACGCCTATTACCAAGACCCGGCGCGCTCACTCGGCCTGCGCGGCCACGATGCGATTGGTCAATACTTCGCGCGACTCTTGTCCGCAAACCCCAAGTGGGTTTGGGAGCTTGTGGAGTTGTGGCCCACCGAGATGGGATGCTTCGTCAAATGGAAGGCCACCGTCCCCAAGCCGACCGGGGAAATCAGTTTCCAGGGGCTCGACATCGTCGAATTGGCGGGACACGAGATCACGCGCAACGAGGTGTACTTCGATCCCAGCGTGCTGCGCTTGTAG
- a CDS encoding DUF1080 domain-containing protein, producing MKRIAIPFLGFIVCGQLAIARADDANDGFQPLFNGKDLTGWVAEGPAGFSVKNGQVVSDGSGDYPTWLRSEEEFENFVLRFEFRLRLYGEGGVFLHAPAHGRNSNVGFEIQLSDDTRNPGPAVISTGAVFAAVPPLKQNSRPLGQWNAMEITFDWPRLKVVLNGETVQDLDVEANPELRDRLRRGYLGLQDRGKPIALRNVRVKRLPDREQWRSLFNGQDFSGWDILEPDDAQWSVENGEILARDGNGYLVTSDQWQDFEFQTYVRSSHFANGGVFFRWKSLVPKDRGNEIQIENIPDSNNPTGSIYDLVRANPLPVADDEWFLLQLRVVGAECRVRVNGVTVATTDKLTIVRPGHIALQMHSRDAWIRFKDPKIKPL from the coding sequence GTGAAGCGGATCGCCATTCCCTTTCTTGGGTTCATCGTCTGCGGACAGCTTGCAATCGCACGGGCCGATGACGCGAACGACGGCTTTCAACCGCTGTTCAACGGCAAGGACCTCACGGGTTGGGTCGCCGAAGGCCCAGCCGGCTTCTCCGTCAAGAATGGGCAAGTCGTCTCCGATGGCAGCGGCGATTATCCCACCTGGCTGCGCAGCGAAGAGGAGTTTGAAAACTTTGTCTTGCGGTTTGAGTTTCGCTTGCGACTGTATGGCGAGGGGGGCGTCTTCTTGCACGCCCCCGCCCACGGGCGAAATTCCAATGTTGGCTTCGAGATTCAACTCTCCGACGACACTCGCAACCCAGGGCCAGCCGTCATTTCCACTGGGGCGGTGTTCGCCGCCGTGCCGCCGCTCAAGCAGAATAGCCGTCCGCTCGGTCAATGGAACGCAATGGAGATCACCTTCGATTGGCCGCGGTTGAAAGTCGTCTTGAACGGCGAAACGGTGCAAGACCTGGATGTTGAAGCGAATCCCGAACTACGCGACCGCTTGCGGCGCGGCTACCTGGGTCTGCAGGATCGCGGCAAACCAATCGCGCTGCGCAACGTGCGCGTCAAGCGCCTGCCAGATCGCGAACAATGGCGCTCGCTGTTCAACGGCCAAGATTTCTCGGGGTGGGACATCCTCGAGCCCGACGATGCCCAGTGGTCGGTCGAAAACGGCGAAATACTCGCCCGCGACGGCAACGGTTATCTGGTGACCAGCGACCAGTGGCAAGACTTCGAATTTCAGACCTATGTCCGTTCGAGCCACTTTGCCAATGGCGGCGTCTTTTTTCGCTGGAAGTCGCTGGTGCCCAAGGATCGAGGCAACGAGATACAGATCGAAAACATCCCCGACAGCAACAACCCAACCGGCAGCATTTATGATCTGGTGCGGGCCAATCCGCTGCCCGTGGCTGACGACGAGTGGTTCTTGTTGCAACTGCGCGTGGTCGGCGCCGAATGTCGGGTGCGGGTCAACGGCGTGACCGTGGCCACCACCGACAAGCTCACCATTGTGCGGCCCGGTCACATCGCGCTGCAGATGCACAGTCGCGACGCTTGGATTCGCTTCAAGGATCCAAAGATCAAGCCGCTGTAG
- a CDS encoding BBP7 family outer membrane beta-barrel protein — MACLAARPGAAAGREPVVDPYYARRQAALHGESPLAADDDPEAVEATDESELAQPTAYDKYYMARAQEPGTATVMEAAPPAEYLDQGIVDEQPIYDDATYDTAAYDDNGCAGSNTCNGSADCGCGACGAHEGKYLSDFFACPKRFFGMGGGGTDLYSSVLWTDAQRQYHAWVGIDYLNFWAKGNALPPLVTTSPLGTSQSDAGVLGESTTQILFGNNRVNTGNRPGGRIQFGYWLAEGEFLALDGHYYALESESTNYSRSSSFSPANANSIILARPFFNAALDIQDSLVLAYPDFIAGGLSTDLSGSVNVSTSSDIQSAGFGLRHLLFVDFYKDHRSFLTGGYRFFKLDEDLSIAHRISPDGGIFLPGTFFDSYDNFNTTNQFHGGYVGYLHDIRRGRWSLQTNLQIAMGNMRQIVDIQGQQVIYDGISTTTSEGGLLTKPSNIGRHAFDKFCVIPEIETKLGLQILPGVRATFGYNFTYVSRVVRPGNEVDLVVNPNQSQQQIVGPARPEVKYNPTDLWLQGFTTGVEFRF, encoded by the coding sequence ATGGCGTGCCTCGCCGCGCGCCCTGGCGCCGCCGCAGGGCGCGAACCTGTTGTCGACCCCTATTACGCCAGGCGCCAGGCTGCGCTCCATGGGGAATCGCCACTAGCCGCCGACGATGATCCGGAGGCGGTCGAAGCCACCGACGAGAGCGAACTGGCGCAGCCCACTGCGTACGACAAGTACTATATGGCGCGCGCCCAAGAGCCGGGCACGGCGACGGTGATGGAAGCGGCGCCGCCCGCGGAGTATCTCGATCAGGGAATCGTCGACGAGCAGCCGATCTACGACGACGCCACGTACGACACAGCGGCTTACGACGACAATGGGTGCGCTGGCTCCAACACCTGCAACGGGTCTGCCGACTGCGGTTGCGGAGCATGTGGCGCTCATGAAGGAAAATACCTGAGCGACTTCTTCGCCTGCCCCAAACGCTTCTTTGGCATGGGTGGCGGCGGCACCGATCTGTACAGCAGCGTGCTCTGGACCGACGCGCAGCGGCAATATCATGCCTGGGTCGGCATCGACTATCTCAATTTTTGGGCCAAAGGCAACGCGCTGCCGCCGCTGGTGACGACCAGTCCGCTCGGCACCAGTCAGAGCGATGCCGGCGTATTGGGCGAGTCCACGACGCAGATACTTTTTGGCAACAACCGCGTGAACACGGGCAACCGCCCCGGCGGACGCATCCAATTCGGCTACTGGCTGGCGGAAGGCGAATTTCTCGCCTTGGACGGGCACTACTATGCCTTGGAGAGCGAGTCGACCAACTACAGTCGGTCGTCCAGCTTCAGTCCGGCCAACGCCAACTCGATCATTCTCGCGCGGCCGTTCTTCAATGCCGCGCTTGATATTCAAGACTCGTTGGTGCTGGCGTACCCCGATTTCATTGCCGGCGGCTTGTCGACCGATCTGAGCGGCAGCGTCAACGTGTCGACCTCGAGCGATATTCAGTCGGCCGGATTCGGGCTGCGGCACCTATTATTCGTTGATTTCTACAAGGATCATCGCTCGTTCCTGACAGGAGGCTACCGGTTCTTCAAGCTGGACGAAGATCTGTCGATCGCGCATCGCATCTCACCGGACGGCGGCATCTTTCTGCCGGGCACGTTCTTCGATTCGTACGACAACTTCAACACCACCAATCAGTTTCATGGCGGCTACGTAGGCTATTTGCACGACATTCGCCGCGGCCGCTGGTCGCTGCAAACCAACTTGCAAATCGCGATGGGCAACATGCGGCAGATCGTCGATATCCAAGGGCAACAAGTCATCTACGACGGCATCAGCACCACGACCAGCGAAGGCGGACTGCTGACCAAGCCCAGCAACATCGGCCGGCACGCGTTCGACAAGTTCTGCGTGATCCCCGAGATCGAGACGAAGCTGGGCCTGCAAATCCTGCCCGGCGTGCGGGCGACCTTTGGTTACAACTTCACCTATGTCAGCCGTGTGGTGCGACCGGGCAACGAGGTGGACTTGGTGGTGAATCCCAACCAGAGTCAGCAGCAGATCGTGGGGCCGGCCCGCCCCGAAGTGAAGTACAACCCTACCGACCTCTGGCTACAGGGCTTCACGACTGGCGTGGAATTTCGGTTCTAG